In Streptomyces sp. SLBN-118, the following are encoded in one genomic region:
- a CDS encoding ATP/GTP-binding protein gives MDFASSSGGAARSTTSAKIVVAGGFGVGKTTFVGAVSEINPLRTEAVMTSASAGIDDLTHTGDKTTTTVAMDFGRITLDQDLILYLFGTPGQDRFWFMWDDLVRGAIGAVVLVDTRRLADCFPAVDYFENSGLPFVIALNGFDGHQPYNPEEVREALQIGPDAPIITTDARHRADAKSALITLVEHALMARLK, from the coding sequence GTGGACTTCGCAAGCTCTAGCGGCGGTGCAGCCCGATCGACCACCAGCGCGAAGATCGTGGTGGCGGGCGGCTTCGGCGTGGGCAAGACCACGTTCGTCGGCGCCGTCTCGGAGATCAACCCGCTGCGTACCGAAGCCGTCATGACCAGCGCGTCCGCGGGCATCGACGACCTCACCCACACCGGAGACAAGACCACCACCACGGTGGCCATGGACTTCGGCCGCATCACCCTGGACCAGGACCTGATCCTGTACCTGTTCGGCACACCCGGACAGGACCGCTTCTGGTTCATGTGGGACGACCTCGTCCGCGGCGCCATCGGCGCCGTCGTCCTCGTCGACACACGCCGACTCGCCGACTGCTTCCCCGCAGTCGACTACTTCGAGAACAGCGGCCTGCCCTTCGTCATCGCCCTCAACGGCTTCGACGGACACCAGCCCTACAACCCCGAAGAAGTACGCGAGGCACTCCAGATCGGCCCGGACGCTCCGATCATCACGACGGACGCCCGGCATCGGGCCGATGCCAAGTCTGCGCTGATCACGCTGGTGGAGCACGCCCTGATGGCCCGCCTCAAGTAG
- a CDS encoding nitrate- and nitrite sensing domain-containing protein, whose product MRRSMTSSAEQQARGNFTPPPRTAASPADAPGPSPATGSSSRLSPRNWRVPTRLNAILLIPVLVGLVMGGFQVKSSIDTWKEAQDAEKTALIVRAASEYGQALLNERDLTAPYLLANDRQNAKVTQAYATTDNAKQKFDDAVQDLPEGQGLERRLSLFRGVEPELADIRKLAYTQAVEPKSAVGTEESYVKVQHSLMEFSNELGLGTGNITSYGRTVYAVQLAKAAESLQRSIGMHLLIRPSEDDTIRAKQTIAFNSYNYLEQIALAEYVSGGTQDDADKLEQIMTAKAVEGAKQLKAADLNPPKDDKGSVLAGMSAKIGQGLSPKELKKLDTTPTVWMGAATAKFDGYTEIENDLVDKAVTEAAEISDDAKRDAITNGGIVVIALLTAFILAGLMARQMSRSMRQLRTAAFGIAEQRLPMLVDQLSRTEPGRVDTRVQPIPIDSQDEIGEVARAFDQVHREAVRLAAEQAMLRGNVNAIFTNLSRRNQSLIEGQLTLITDLENNEADPDQLENLFRLDHLATRMRRNGENLLVLAGEEPGRRWNQPVPLVDVLRAASSEVESYERIELTGVPETDIHGQAVTDLVHLLAELLENATTFSSPQTKVRVTATRLPDGRVMIEIHDKGIGLTAEDFADINHKLANPPTVDAAVSQRMGLFVVGRLADRHGIRVQLRPSGEQAGTTSLVMLPDAITHGGGGEALPDDDFTVSQIIPEQQSFEYAQLQSAAPMRTAAELGFDDSRYEEQSESSAQLDPVGRSLIREERRAALEAQTQGGDRPLFRDERDYPQEQYTSEYGQEFQEQGYAQDQQQAYDGYQTPGGYSEHQEYQEHQNEPTGAYAEADYQASQAADGSYDGQYDTASHQAEWSEQGTYQGSYEPEYRAEAESTPGAPANAPERVGFERPGPAPSSSHAVTNAGLPRRGSNQQPQSQQQWQQPAEQDLEAPQSDQAEAAGNSQGVGGSEDWRSTNDERWHRAEKLREPKAGGVTSSGLPRRMPKANLIEGTAEQTPQGGPQVSRAPEAVRGRLSNLRRGVQQGRSAGTDTNGLGFGPGSTYNQER is encoded by the coding sequence GTGAGGCGAAGCATGACGAGCTCCGCAGAGCAGCAGGCGCGGGGCAACTTCACCCCGCCGCCGCGCACAGCGGCGTCGCCTGCGGATGCGCCCGGTCCGTCCCCGGCCACCGGAAGCTCCAGCCGGCTGTCCCCGCGTAACTGGCGAGTGCCCACCCGCCTGAACGCGATCCTGCTCATACCCGTGCTCGTCGGCCTGGTGATGGGCGGCTTCCAGGTCAAGTCGTCCATCGACACCTGGAAAGAGGCGCAGGACGCCGAGAAGACGGCGCTGATCGTGCGCGCCGCCTCGGAGTACGGCCAGGCGCTCCTCAACGAGCGTGACCTCACGGCGCCGTATCTGCTCGCCAATGACCGCCAGAACGCGAAGGTCACCCAGGCGTACGCGACCACGGACAACGCCAAGCAGAAGTTCGACGACGCCGTCCAGGATCTGCCCGAGGGGCAGGGCCTGGAGCGCCGTCTGAGCCTGTTCCGGGGCGTGGAGCCCGAGCTCGCCGACATCCGCAAGCTCGCCTACACCCAGGCCGTCGAGCCCAAGTCCGCGGTCGGCACCGAAGAGAGCTACGTCAAGGTCCAGCACTCGCTGATGGAGTTCTCCAACGAGCTCGGCCTCGGCACCGGCAACATCACCAGCTACGGCCGTACGGTCTACGCGGTCCAGCTGGCCAAGGCCGCCGAGTCGCTGCAGCGGTCCATCGGTATGCACCTGCTGATCCGTCCCAGCGAGGACGACACGATCCGCGCGAAGCAGACCATCGCGTTCAACTCGTACAACTACCTCGAGCAGATCGCGCTCGCCGAGTACGTCTCCGGCGGTACGCAGGACGACGCCGACAAGCTCGAGCAGATCATGACGGCCAAGGCCGTCGAGGGCGCCAAGCAGCTCAAGGCCGCCGATCTCAACCCGCCGAAGGACGACAAGGGCTCGGTCCTTGCGGGCATGTCCGCCAAGATCGGCCAGGGGCTCAGCCCCAAGGAGCTGAAGAAGCTCGACACCACGCCCACAGTCTGGATGGGCGCGGCCACCGCCAAGTTCGACGGCTACACCGAGATCGAGAACGACCTCGTCGACAAGGCCGTGACCGAGGCCGCCGAGATCTCCGACGACGCCAAGCGCGATGCCATCACCAACGGCGGCATTGTCGTAATCGCCCTGCTCACCGCCTTCATCCTGGCCGGTCTCATGGCCCGCCAGATGAGCCGCTCGATGCGCCAGCTGCGCACCGCCGCCTTCGGCATCGCCGAGCAGCGTCTGCCGATGCTGGTCGATCAGCTCTCGCGCACCGAGCCGGGCCGCGTCGACACCCGGGTGCAGCCGATCCCGATCGACAGCCAGGACGAGATCGGCGAAGTCGCCCGCGCCTTCGACCAGGTCCACCGGGAAGCCGTGCGACTCGCCGCCGAGCAGGCCATGCTCCGTGGCAACGTCAACGCGATCTTCACCAACCTCTCGCGCCGCAACCAGTCGCTGATCGAGGGCCAGCTGACCCTGATCACCGACCTGGAGAACAACGAGGCCGACCCCGACCAGCTGGAGAACCTCTTCCGACTGGACCACCTGGCGACCCGTATGCGCCGCAACGGCGAAAACCTCCTGGTCCTCGCGGGCGAGGAGCCGGGCCGCCGCTGGAACCAGCCGGTGCCGCTCGTCGACGTCCTGCGGGCCGCCTCCTCCGAGGTGGAGTCGTACGAGCGCATCGAGCTCACCGGTGTCCCGGAGACGGACATCCACGGCCAGGCCGTGACCGACCTCGTGCACCTGCTGGCCGAGCTGCTGGAGAACGCCACGACGTTCTCCTCGCCGCAGACCAAGGTTCGGGTGACGGCCACCCGTCTCCCCGACGGTCGGGTCATGATCGAGATCCACGACAAGGGCATCGGCCTGACCGCCGAGGACTTCGCCGACATCAACCACAAGCTGGCCAACCCGCCGACGGTGGACGCCGCCGTCTCGCAGCGCATGGGCCTGTTCGTGGTCGGCCGCCTCGCCGACCGGCACGGCATCCGCGTCCAGCTGCGCCCCTCCGGCGAGCAGGCGGGCACCACCTCGCTGGTCATGCTCCCCGACGCCATCACCCACGGTGGCGGTGGCGAGGCGCTCCCCGATGACGACTTCACGGTCTCCCAGATCATTCCCGAGCAGCAGTCCTTCGAGTACGCCCAGCTCCAGAGCGCGGCGCCGATGCGTACGGCCGCGGAACTCGGCTTCGACGACTCGCGGTACGAGGAGCAGTCCGAGTCCTCCGCACAGCTCGACCCGGTGGGCCGCTCGCTGATACGCGAGGAGCGCCGTGCGGCGCTGGAGGCGCAGACTCAGGGCGGTGACCGTCCCCTCTTCCGCGACGAGCGGGACTACCCGCAGGAGCAGTACACCTCCGAGTACGGCCAGGAGTTCCAGGAGCAGGGTTACGCCCAGGACCAGCAGCAGGCGTACGACGGCTACCAGACGCCCGGTGGCTACTCCGAGCACCAGGAGTACCAGGAGCACCAGAACGAGCCCACAGGCGCATATGCGGAAGCCGACTACCAGGCTTCACAGGCGGCCGACGGCTCCTACGACGGCCAGTACGACACCGCATCCCACCAGGCAGAGTGGTCGGAGCAAGGTACGTACCAGGGTTCGTACGAGCCGGAGTACCGGGCGGAAGCGGAATCTACCCCCGGCGCTCCCGCCAACGCCCCCGAGCGCGTAGGCTTCGAGCGTCCCGGGCCCGCTCCGAGCAGCAGTCACGCGGTGACCAACGCCGGTCTGCCGCGGCGCGGCAGCAACCAGCAGCCGCAGTCCCAGCAGCAGTGGCAGCAGCCCGCCGAGCAGGACCTAGAAGCTCCGCAGAGCGATCAGGCCGAGGCCGCCGGCAACAGCCAGGGCGTCGGCGGCTCCGAGGACTGGCGCTCGACCAACGACGAGCGCTGGCATCGGGCGGAGAAGCTCCGTGAGCCGAAGGCGGGCGGAGTCACCTCCTCCGGTCTTCCACGGCGGATGCCCAAGGCCAATCTCATCGAGGGCACCGCGGAGCAGACGCCCCAGGGCGGCCCCCAGGTCTCCCGCGCCCCGGAGGCCGTGCGCGGCAGGTTGAGCAACCTGCGGCGCGGCGTCCAGCAGGGACGCAGCGCGGGAACGGACACGAACGGACTGGGCTTCGGCCCGGGCAGTACCTACAACCAGGAGCGTTAG
- a CDS encoding roadblock/LC7 domain-containing protein yields the protein MSQAAQNLNWLITNFVDNTPGVSHTVVVSADGLLLAMSEGFPRDRADQLAAVASGLTSLTAGASRIFEGGAVNQTVVEMERGFLFIMSISDGSSLAVLAHPEADIGLVGYEMALLVDRAGSVLTPDLRAELQGSLLN from the coding sequence ATGAGCCAGGCGGCGCAGAATCTGAACTGGTTGATCACCAACTTCGTGGACAACACCCCCGGGGTGTCCCACACCGTGGTGGTCTCCGCCGACGGACTCCTGCTGGCGATGTCCGAGGGTTTCCCGAGGGACCGAGCCGATCAGCTGGCGGCAGTGGCCTCCGGTCTGACCTCGCTGACCGCGGGGGCGTCAAGGATTTTCGAAGGCGGTGCGGTCAACCAGACGGTGGTGGAGATGGAACGGGGCTTCCTCTTCATCATGTCCATCTCCGACGGTTCCTCGCTGGCTGTTCTCGCACACCCCGAGGCCGACATCGGTCTGGTGGGTTACGAGATGGCTCTGCTGGTGGACCGTGCGGGGAGCGTTTTGACGCCGGACCTCCGTGCGGAGCTCCAGGGAAGTCTTCTCAACTAA
- a CDS encoding DUF742 domain-containing protein has product MATPPGGRPYDDAHQTPGDHSQNRFNFPSTPSRQGAQQPYQQPQSPYDPSYNQPPQPRIQPVQPRRAPEGAPAQGTHNPLVRPYAMTGGRTRPRYQLAIEALVSTTADPSRLQGQLPEHQRICRLCIEIKSVAEISALLTIPLGVARILVADLAEAGLVAIHQPGGDESAGGQPDVTLLERVLSGLRKL; this is encoded by the coding sequence GTGGCAACACCACCGGGCGGACGCCCTTATGACGATGCTCACCAAACGCCGGGTGATCACTCTCAGAACCGTTTCAACTTTCCTTCCACGCCGAGCAGACAGGGCGCCCAGCAGCCCTACCAGCAGCCGCAGTCGCCGTACGACCCCTCGTACAACCAGCCGCCGCAGCCGCGCATTCAGCCGGTACAGCCCCGTCGGGCACCGGAAGGCGCACCGGCGCAGGGCACGCACAACCCGTTGGTGCGGCCGTACGCCATGACCGGCGGCCGGACCCGGCCGCGCTACCAGCTCGCCATCGAGGCACTGGTCAGCACCACGGCCGATCCGTCGAGGCTGCAAGGGCAGTTGCCCGAGCACCAGCGGATCTGCCGGCTGTGCATCGAGATCAAGTCGGTCGCGGAGATCTCGGCACTTCTCACCATCCCCCTCGGCGTTGCCCGTATCCTCGTCGCCGACCTGGCGGAGGCCGGACTTGTCGCCATCCACCAGCCCGGCGGCGACGAGTCCGCCGGCGGCCAGCCAGATGTGACACTGCTCGAAAGGGTGCTCAGTGGACTTCGCAAGCTCTAG
- a CDS encoding ATP/GTP-binding protein, whose amino-acid sequence MDFASSSGGAARSTTSAKIVVAGGFGVGKTTFVGAVSEINPLRTEAVMTSASAGIDDLTHTGDKTTTTVAMDFGRITLDQDLILYLFGTPGQDRFWFMWDDLVRGAIGAVVLVDTRRLADCFPAVDYFENSGLPFVIALNGFDGHQPYNPEEVREALQIGPDTPIITTDARHRADAKSALITLVEHALMARLR is encoded by the coding sequence GTGGACTTCGCAAGCTCTAGCGGCGGTGCAGCCCGCTCAACCACCAGCGCGAAGATCGTGGTGGCGGGCGGCTTCGGCGTGGGCAAGACCACGTTCGTCGGCGCCGTCTCGGAGATCAACCCGCTGCGTACCGAAGCCGTCATGACCAGCGCGTCCGCGGGCATCGACGACCTCACCCACACCGGAGACAAGACCACCACCACGGTGGCCATGGACTTCGGCCGCATCACCCTGGACCAGGACCTGATCCTGTACCTGTTCGGCACACCCGGACAGGACCGCTTCTGGTTCATGTGGGACGACCTCGTCCGCGGCGCCATCGGCGCCGTCGTCCTCGTCGACACACGCCGACTCGCCGACTGCTTCCCCGCAGTCGACTACTTCGAGAACAGCGGCCTGCCCTTCGTCATCGCCCTCAACGGCTTCGACGGACACCAGCCCTACAACCCCGAAGAAGTACGCGAGGCACTCCAGATCGGCCCGGACACCCCGATCATCACGACGGACGCCCGGCATCGGGCGGACGCGAAGAGCGCGCTCATCACCCTGGTTGAGCACGCCCTGATGGCGCGCCTGCGGTAA
- a CDS encoding acyl-CoA carboxylase subunit epsilon — protein MSTSAENPLSSSLLRVEKGHADPEELAAITAVLLARAATQPEAPAAHRGSSTAGWRRLERQRGFQPSHSWQG, from the coding sequence ATGAGTACTTCCGCCGAGAACCCCCTGTCCTCCTCTCTGCTGCGCGTCGAGAAGGGTCACGCCGACCCCGAGGAGCTGGCCGCGATCACCGCGGTGCTGCTCGCGCGTGCGGCCACGCAGCCCGAGGCTCCGGCCGCGCACCGTGGCAGCTCCACGGCCGGCTGGCGGCGCCTGGAGCGCCAGCGCGGCTTCCAGCCGTCCCACAGCTGGCAGGGCTGA
- a CDS encoding acyl-CoA carboxylase subunit beta has protein sequence MTVLDETTSEPSDARGRVAELHALREEARRGPSERATEAQHAKGKLTARERIGLLLDEGSFHEVEQLRRHRATGFGLEAKKPYTDGVITGWGTVEGRTVFVYAHDFRIFGGALGEAHATKIHKIMDMAISAGAPLVSLNDGAGARIQEGVSALAGYGGIFQRNTRASGVIPQISVMLGPCAGGAAYSPALTDFVFMVRETSQMFITGPDVVKAVTGEEITQNGLGGADVHAETSGVAHFAYDDEETCIAEVRYLLAMLPSNNRENPPSVAAEDPADRRGEALLDLVPADGNRPYDMHKVIEELVDDGDYLEIHERWARNIICALARLDGQVVGIVANQPQSLAGVLDIEASEKAARFVQMCDAFNIPIITLLDVPGFLPGVDQEHGGIIRHGAKLLYAYCNATVPRISLILRKAYGGAYIVMDSQSIGADLTYAWPTNEIAVMGAEGAANVIFRRQIADAEDPEAMRVRMVKEYKAELMHPYYAAERGLVDDVIDPAETRGVLIASLAMLRTKHADLPSRKHGNPPQ, from the coding sequence ATGACCGTTTTGGACGAGACCACCAGCGAGCCGAGTGACGCCCGGGGACGTGTGGCGGAGCTGCATGCCCTTCGTGAGGAGGCCCGTCGTGGGCCGAGTGAGAGGGCGACCGAGGCGCAGCATGCGAAGGGCAAGCTGACGGCGCGGGAGCGGATCGGGCTGCTGCTGGATGAGGGGTCGTTCCATGAGGTCGAGCAGTTGCGCCGGCATCGGGCGACGGGGTTCGGTCTGGAGGCGAAGAAGCCGTACACGGATGGTGTGATCACCGGGTGGGGCACGGTCGAGGGCCGCACGGTGTTCGTGTACGCGCATGATTTCCGGATTTTCGGCGGGGCGCTGGGTGAGGCTCATGCGACGAAGATCCACAAGATTATGGACATGGCGATCTCGGCGGGTGCGCCGCTGGTGTCGCTGAACGACGGCGCGGGGGCCCGGATCCAGGAGGGTGTCTCGGCGCTGGCCGGGTACGGAGGCATCTTCCAGCGCAACACCCGCGCGTCGGGGGTGATTCCGCAGATCTCGGTGATGCTCGGCCCGTGCGCGGGCGGGGCTGCCTACAGTCCGGCGCTGACCGACTTTGTGTTCATGGTGCGGGAGACCTCGCAGATGTTCATCACCGGCCCGGATGTGGTCAAGGCGGTGACCGGCGAGGAGATCACGCAGAACGGGCTGGGCGGCGCGGACGTGCACGCCGAGACCTCGGGTGTCGCGCACTTCGCGTACGACGACGAGGAGACCTGCATCGCCGAGGTGCGCTACCTGCTGGCGATGCTGCCGTCCAACAACCGGGAGAACCCGCCGTCCGTCGCGGCCGAGGACCCCGCGGACCGGCGTGGCGAGGCGCTGCTGGACCTGGTTCCCGCGGACGGCAACCGGCCCTACGACATGCACAAGGTGATCGAGGAGCTCGTCGACGACGGCGACTACCTGGAGATCCACGAACGCTGGGCCCGCAACATCATCTGCGCCCTGGCCCGCCTGGACGGGCAGGTGGTGGGCATCGTGGCCAACCAGCCGCAGTCGCTGGCGGGGGTGCTGGACATCGAGGCCTCCGAGAAGGCGGCCCGGTTCGTGCAGATGTGCGACGCCTTCAACATCCCGATCATTACGCTGCTGGACGTGCCCGGCTTCTTGCCGGGGGTGGACCAGGAGCACGGCGGGATCATCCGGCACGGCGCCAAGCTGCTGTACGCGTACTGCAATGCCACGGTGCCGCGTATTTCGCTGATCCTGCGCAAGGCGTACGGCGGGGCGTACATCGTGATGGACTCCCAGTCCATCGGCGCGGACCTGACCTACGCGTGGCCGACGAACGAGATCGCGGTGATGGGCGCCGAGGGTGCCGCCAATGTCATCTTCCGCCGGCAGATCGCCGATGCCGAGGACCCCGAGGCGATGCGGGTGCGCATGGTCAAGGAGTACAAGGCCGAGCTGATGCACCCCTACTACGCCGCCGAGCGCGGTCTGGTCGACGACGTCATCGACCCGGCCGAGACCCGCGGGGTGCTGATCGCATCCCTCGCCATGCTCCGCACCAAGCACGCCGACCTGCCCTCCCGCAAACACGGCAACCCCCCGCAGTGA
- a CDS encoding polysaccharide lyase 8 family protein, producing MMSASALILASPGPALADDPYETLRQRWLDISLGTGYDPTAEPYASRLAETGRLAAGFRASMAPGDTSLWPGYPFDPPSGITQSYSRLWTMTQAYAQQGTGLTEDPGLLADIVRGLDHLAAKIYNPSTTRYGNWWEWQIGSPRLLMDSVAVLHDRLTAAQREAAFATLDHFVSDAALGDYSGTSTGANRVDLCRSVALRGVLGRNPAKIALARDALSPVFPYATKGDGLYADGSFVQHTWVAYSGTYGQVLLDGLGRLFALLAGSAWAVTDPGRQIILDSVEHAYAPLIHDGLMMDSVNGRAISRGYLKSDDRGIMRSDHFHGQGVIAAIALLAGGASAAERDRWHARIKGWIERDTTTPVLTAGQFGVADLARLHAVAAAPVAAAPEPVGHQLFASMDRAVHRRPGWAANIAMASERIAYYECGNGENPRGWHTGAGMTYWWTPDNGGQYTDWFWPTVDFYRLPGTTVSTKRLADRAGGEWGEPKPVAQWVGGASDGEFAAVGQHLLGLGSTLVARKSWFCVADAVICLGAGITSTDGVPVETIVDNRNLGADGTSRLTIGRGWAHLEGHGGWVFPGGMQRLCTLREERTGAWSDINTTSSTRRATRLYQTLWLDHGTDPVDASYAYLLMPGAGHRVLAARARDEGWLRILANSGACQAVAVRSLGLTAANFWQPGTVGPLTLKAPASALVRSNRHTASLHFSEPPRTGVPLEITWHHPVRKVTSKDASIEVLATGSSLRLRISGGTAGATHHCEVALR from the coding sequence ATGATGTCGGCGAGCGCACTCATCCTCGCCTCCCCCGGACCCGCCTTGGCCGACGATCCGTACGAGACTCTCCGGCAGCGCTGGCTGGACATCAGCCTCGGTACCGGCTACGACCCGACCGCCGAGCCCTACGCCTCCCGCCTTGCCGAGACCGGACGGCTCGCCGCCGGATTCCGTGCCTCGATGGCCCCCGGCGACACTTCCCTGTGGCCCGGCTACCCCTTCGACCCGCCCTCCGGGATCACCCAGAGCTACAGCCGCCTGTGGACCATGACCCAGGCGTACGCACAACAGGGCACCGGGCTCACAGAAGACCCGGGACTCCTCGCCGACATCGTCCGCGGCCTCGACCATCTCGCGGCGAAGATCTACAACCCTTCCACCACCCGCTACGGCAACTGGTGGGAATGGCAGATAGGCAGTCCCCGCCTCCTCATGGACAGCGTCGCCGTCCTGCACGATCGGCTCACCGCCGCACAGCGCGAGGCCGCATTCGCGACCCTCGACCACTTCGTCTCCGACGCGGCGCTCGGCGACTACAGCGGCACCTCCACCGGCGCCAACCGCGTCGACCTGTGCCGCTCCGTCGCGCTGCGCGGCGTCCTCGGCAGGAACCCGGCCAAGATCGCCCTCGCCAGGGACGCCCTCTCGCCCGTCTTCCCCTACGCCACCAAGGGCGACGGCCTCTACGCCGACGGCTCGTTCGTCCAGCACACCTGGGTCGCCTACTCCGGCACGTACGGACAGGTCCTGCTGGACGGTCTCGGCCGCCTCTTCGCCCTGCTCGCGGGCTCGGCCTGGGCCGTCACCGACCCGGGCCGGCAGATCATCCTGGACAGCGTCGAGCACGCGTACGCGCCGCTGATCCACGACGGGCTGATGATGGACAGCGTCAACGGCCGGGCCATCAGCAGGGGTTACCTCAAGAGCGACGACCGCGGGATCATGCGCAGCGACCACTTCCACGGACAGGGGGTCATCGCCGCGATCGCGCTGCTCGCGGGCGGGGCCTCGGCGGCCGAGCGGGACAGGTGGCACGCCCGGATCAAGGGCTGGATCGAGCGGGACACCACCACCCCGGTCCTCACCGCCGGGCAGTTCGGCGTCGCCGACCTCGCCCGGCTGCACGCGGTCGCTGCCGCGCCCGTGGCCGCGGCGCCCGAGCCGGTCGGCCATCAGCTCTTCGCCTCCATGGACCGGGCCGTGCACCGCCGGCCCGGCTGGGCCGCGAACATCGCCATGGCCTCGGAGCGGATCGCGTACTACGAGTGCGGCAACGGCGAGAATCCGCGGGGCTGGCACACCGGCGCCGGAATGACCTACTGGTGGACTCCGGACAACGGCGGCCAGTACACCGACTGGTTCTGGCCCACCGTCGACTTCTACCGGCTGCCCGGAACGACAGTGTCGACCAAGCGACTTGCCGACCGGGCGGGTGGCGAATGGGGCGAACCCAAGCCCGTCGCGCAGTGGGTCGGCGGGGCGAGCGACGGCGAGTTCGCGGCCGTCGGCCAGCACCTGCTTGGCCTCGGTTCCACCCTTGTGGCCCGCAAGTCCTGGTTCTGCGTCGCGGACGCGGTCATCTGCCTGGGCGCCGGAATCACCAGCACTGACGGCGTACCCGTCGAGACGATCGTCGACAACCGCAACCTCGGCGCCGACGGCACGAGCAGGCTCACCATCGGCCGCGGCTGGGCCCACCTCGAAGGCCACGGCGGCTGGGTCTTCCCGGGCGGCATGCAGCGACTGTGCACCCTGCGCGAGGAGCGCACCGGAGCCTGGAGCGACATCAACACCACCAGCTCGACCCGGCGTGCCACCCGCCTCTACCAGACCCTCTGGCTCGACCACGGGACGGACCCGGTGGACGCCTCGTACGCGTATCTGCTGATGCCCGGGGCGGGACACCGGGTACTCGCCGCCCGCGCCCGGGACGAGGGATGGCTGCGGATCCTCGCCAACAGCGGGGCTTGCCAGGCCGTCGCCGTCCGCTCCCTGGGACTGACCGCGGCGAACTTCTGGCAGCCCGGTACGGTGGGCCCGCTCACTCTGAAGGCACCGGCGAGTGCCCTCGTTCGGAGTAATCGGCACACAGCGAGCCTTCATTTCAGCGAGCCGCCGCGCACGGGAGTGCCGCTGGAGATCACCTGGCACCACCCGGTGCGTAAGGTGACCAGCAAGGACGCGTCGATCGAAGTCCTCGCCACCGGAAGCTCGCTGCGGCTGCGGATCAGCGGGGGCACCGCTGGAGCCACCCATCACTGTGAAGTGGCTCTCAGGTGA